The Saxibacter everestensis genome has a window encoding:
- the rimI gene encoding ribosomal protein S18-alanine N-acetyltransferase gives MSGEATTPDGPIIVPLRWWHLPEAAALDARLFRETSWTQETFWAELAAPQREYSAVLDGNDRLLGYAGLAWSAAEADVQTVAVSTELQGNGIGRQLMLRLIEQAGNHGATSLLLEVRADNEPAKHLYTKLGFDRIAVRRGYYQPGNIDAHIMRLRPLHSRN, from the coding sequence ATGAGCGGTGAAGCAACCACGCCCGACGGTCCGATTATCGTGCCCTTGCGCTGGTGGCACCTGCCCGAGGCGGCCGCGCTCGACGCCAGGCTATTTCGCGAGACCAGCTGGACGCAGGAGACCTTCTGGGCCGAACTCGCGGCGCCGCAGCGTGAGTATTCTGCTGTGCTTGATGGAAATGACCGGCTTCTCGGCTATGCAGGATTGGCCTGGTCAGCGGCCGAAGCGGATGTGCAGACAGTAGCGGTCAGCACGGAACTACAGGGCAATGGCATAGGCCGGCAACTGATGCTCCGGCTGATCGAACAAGCCGGGAACCACGGCGCGACATCGCTTCTGCTGGAAGTTCGGGCGGACAACGAGCCGGCCAAGCATCTCTACACGAAACTCGGCTTCGACCGGATCGCCGTCCGCCGTGGCTACTATCAGCCGGGAAACATCGACGCTCACATCATGCGGTTGCGACCGCTGCACAGCAGAAACTAG
- a CDS encoding macrolide 2'-phosphotransferase, with translation MRPRSDDVQQILDLASRHELSLEQNSLSVIEAGLDFRVVLARANDGTDWVLRIPRRADVSDRLAAEARILDFVGQRLDVAVPDWQVTAPDLIAYPLLPGRPGLTIDETSGEPLWHFDRESLRYAEDLGRLIAALHGLSAKEAKVAGLQVQDADESRAEWEQNVQTVRAEFKVAPDLVRRWENWIADDSFWPIRTVLTHGELYPAHVLIADDETITAVLDWTTAKVGDPALDFMFQKMIAGERAFAATVDAYHKAGGRTWPRLGDHCAEIVAASPVAYGIYALTTGESAHLDAAAAQLNPVKSPAV, from the coding sequence GTGCGACCACGATCAGACGATGTTCAACAGATTCTCGATCTCGCCAGCAGGCACGAACTCAGCCTCGAGCAGAATTCGCTGTCGGTCATCGAGGCGGGTCTGGACTTCCGGGTCGTGCTGGCGCGAGCGAACGACGGCACAGACTGGGTGCTGCGGATTCCGCGTCGGGCCGACGTCTCCGACCGGCTGGCGGCGGAGGCCAGAATTCTCGACTTCGTCGGGCAGCGTCTTGACGTTGCGGTTCCCGATTGGCAGGTGACGGCGCCTGACCTGATTGCGTACCCCCTGCTCCCCGGGCGGCCCGGCCTGACGATCGATGAGACCTCCGGCGAGCCGCTCTGGCACTTCGACCGGGAATCGCTGCGATATGCCGAAGACCTTGGCCGGTTGATCGCGGCCCTGCATGGCTTAAGCGCCAAGGAGGCCAAGGTCGCCGGGCTGCAGGTGCAGGATGCCGACGAGTCCCGCGCTGAATGGGAGCAAAATGTGCAAACGGTTCGCGCGGAATTCAAGGTCGCTCCCGATCTGGTTCGGAGGTGGGAAAACTGGATCGCGGACGACTCCTTCTGGCCGATTCGCACGGTACTGACTCACGGTGAGCTCTATCCGGCGCACGTCCTGATCGCCGACGACGAGACGATTACAGCCGTGCTTGACTGGACGACCGCGAAGGTCGGCGATCCGGCGCTGGACTTCATGTTTCAGAAGATGATCGCAGGCGAGCGGGCGTTTGCGGCGACCGTCGATGCCTACCACAAGGCCGGTGGCCGGACCTGGCCGCGACTTGGCGACCACTGCGCCGAAATCGTGGCGGCCAGCCCGGTCGCTTACGGCATCTACGCTCTCACCACTGGCGAGTCGGCGCATCTCGACGCCGCGGCGGCGCAGCTGAATCCGGTGAAGTCTCCGGCGGTCTAA
- a CDS encoding DMT family transporter, which translates to MSWFVLVISGVLEAVWATALGKAEGFTRLWPTVTFAVGLVLSMAGLAFAMRELPTGTSYAVWVGIGAVLTVAYAMIFDGEAASLVKVLLLLGIVGCVIGLKVLH; encoded by the coding sequence ATGTCCTGGTTCGTTCTCGTTATTTCCGGTGTACTCGAAGCCGTCTGGGCAACCGCACTCGGCAAGGCCGAGGGATTCACTCGACTCTGGCCCACAGTCACCTTCGCCGTCGGGCTGGTTCTCAGCATGGCTGGCCTCGCCTTCGCGATGCGCGAACTTCCTACCGGCACCTCATATGCGGTGTGGGTCGGGATCGGCGCGGTGCTGACAGTTGCTTACGCGATGATTTTCGATGGCGAAGCAGCCTCGCTGGTGAAAGTCCTGCTGCTATTGGGCATTGTCGGCTGCGTCATCGGGCTGAAGGTTCTGCACTAG